Genomic DNA from Longimicrobium sp.:
TCGCTGACGAAGGGGATGATGGGCGCCATCGCCTGCAGCCCCACTCGCAGCGCGCGCAGCAGGCACCAGTAGGCGGTGCGCTTGTCCGCGTCGTCCTCGCCGCGCCAGAAGCGCTTGCGGTTGACGCGGATGTACCAGTTCGACAGATCGTCGGCCCACACCTCGAACTCGCGCACCACCGTCGGCGTGTCGTACGAGTCGTACGCCGTCGCCACCGCGCGCTTGAACTCGTTGGTGCGCGCCAGCAGCCACGCGTCCGTCACCTGCAGCCGGTCGAACGCGGGGCGGAAATTCGCCAGGTCCGGCTTGTCGAGCGCCGCGTAGGTGTTGAAGAAGACAAACGCGTTCCACAGGCCCAGCAGCTGGCGGCGCACCTCGTCGCCCAGGTTGTAGCCGAAGCGGACGCTGGCGCCCACGTTCGCGCGCGCGAACAGGTAGCGCATCACGTCCACTCCCATCTCCTCCGCCGCGTCCTCGAAGGCGATCATGTACCCCGTCTTCGAGAACTTCCGCCGGTCCTCCGAGACGACGGACTCGTACGACAGCACGCGGTCGTACGGCGCGCGATCGAACAGCGTCACGCTCATGTACAGCATCGAGTAGAACCACAGGCGCACCTGCTCGCGCATCTCCGTGATCCACTCGGCCGGATAGAGCTTCTGCCAGCGCTCGCGGTCGTCGAAATATCCCATGGTGGAGAAGGGGACGATCCCCGCGTCCAGCCACACGTCGCCCACCTCCGTCACCCGCGCGGCCTCGGCGTCGCAGTGCGGGCAGCGGATGCGGATCTCGTCCACCCACGGCCGGTGCAGCGAGGGAAGCTCGACCTCCGGGTTCACCGCGCGCTGGAGAAGCTCGTCCTTCGAGCCGATCACCGTCAGCTCGCCGCACTCGGTGCAAGGGTAGAAGGGGAGCGGCATCCCGTAAAAGCGCTTCCGGGAGATGTTCCAGTCTCCCATGTTCGTCAGCCAGTCCTCCATGCGCTTGCCCACGTGCTCGGGCTCCCAGCGCACGGCGGCCGACGCGGCCAGCATCCGCGGACGGACCGAGTCGGAGCGGATGAACCACTCCTCGCTCAGCCGGAACACCGTCTCCGTCTTGCAGCGCCAGCAGATGGGATAGCTGTGGACGTGGTCCTCGGTGCGGAACAGCTTCCCCGCCGCCTGCAGCGCGTCGATGATGGGCTGCGCCGCGTCGCCCGTCGACAGCCCGGTGAGCGGGCCGAAGCCGTCCACGTAGCGCCCCGACTCGTCGATGGGGAGGATCGTGGGGAGATTCTCCGTCTTCCCCAGCTCGAAGTCCTCCGCCCCGCACCCGGGGGCGATGTGCACCGTCCCCGTCCCCTCGTGCGGATCGACCTCGCTCCAGGCGACGACGCGATGGGGGACGTCCTGCTGCGCCGGGAGATCGGGGAAGAAGGTCTCGAACTCCAGCCCCACCAGCTCCGAGCCCGGGAAGGTGCGCACGATGTGCACGTCGCCCGCGCGGACGAAGGGGAGCGCCGCCTCGCCCACGATCAGCACCTCGTCGCTCCCGCCGACCCGGATCTCGCAGTAGATGGAGGCGGGGTTGACGGCGAGCGCGACGTTCGCGGGAAGCGTCCACGGCGTCGTCGTCCAGACGAGGACGCGGCGCCCGTCCGCCAGCGGCGCCTTGGCGAAGATCGCGCGGTGGGTGATCTCGCGGTGGCTGCCGGCCGCTTCGTGCTCGCTGAGGCTGGTGCCGCAGC
This window encodes:
- the ileS gene encoding isoleucine--tRNA ligase, whose product is LALWERERVFETLRARNAGGPKFSFVDGPITANNPMGVHHAWGRTLKDVFLRYKALQGFTCNWQNGFDAQGLWVEVEVEKELGFGSKREIEEYGIAEFVQRCKERVAKYAGIQTEQSIRLGQWMDWGNSYFTNTDTNIQGIWHFLKTCHENGWIHRMRMPLTWCPRCGTSLSEHEAAGSHREITHRAIFAKAPLADGRRVLVWTTTPWTLPANVALAVNPASIYCEIRVGGSDEVLIVGEAALPFVRAGDVHIVRTFPGSELVGLEFETFFPDLPAQQDVPHRVVAWSEVDPHEGTGTVHIAPGCGAEDFELGKTENLPTILPIDESGRYVDGFGPLTGLSTGDAAQPIIDALQAAGKLFRTEDHVHSYPICWRCKTETVFRLSEEWFIRSDSVRPRMLAASAAVRWEPEHVGKRMEDWLTNMGDWNISRKRFYGMPLPFYPCTECGELTVIGSKDELLQRAVNPEVELPSLHRPWVDEIRIRCPHCDAEAARVTEVGDVWLDAGIVPFSTMGYFDDRERWQKLYPAEWITEMREQVRLWFYSMLYMSVTLFDRAPYDRVLSYESVVSEDRRKFSKTGYMIAFEDAAEEMGVDVMRYLFARANVGASVRFGYNLGDEVRRQLLGLWNAFVFFNTYAALDKPDLANFRPAFDRLQVTDAWLLARTNEFKRAVATAYDSYDTPTVVREFEVWADDLSNWYIRVNRKRFWRGEDDADKRTAYWCLLRALRVGLQAMAPIIPFVSETLWQKVVRRYDASVADVESVHLAGWPKDFPVHDGAARVLADTAVARDAITLALRLRNEHGLKVRQPLLRMEVVAGDAADAAAIERMRDLIADQVNVKEVSVLRSQEQLEVPFLSLDFGVAGPFLKGRIKELKALLETMQPGDMRAAVEQYDREQPVALAGWEEPLPAKLFQRRTKPREGVLVAAGERLTVALDTELPEWLVEEGMARDLVRQIQVMRKDANFRVEERIALGITGADGQVGRAIQQHRDFIMEQVLAESLDGGLDSADATGEVQVGDATLTITLRRLG